In Novipirellula galeiformis, one DNA window encodes the following:
- a CDS encoding FecR domain-containing protein gives MNESGKANDEAMLRDLLARLLDDSITEPEHQALQERLRDDADAQQTYFDHLDLDTDLREMSHAMPIPNAKPRAAKRVRFRAAVAASVLAIASLTWWIRREGIERANPLPIPDVVLVQSAGGEFFRDVMPPVGQALRSNHPYALVAGVIELRFPSGAEVILDAPTVIEIAALDRLIVRQGSCSVYAPPGAEGFQVVTPKTEVTDLGTRFSVAVNEAGDTEVQVVEGAAEVQPRDRLPASKVLLRENQASLFEGGDSSSLEFQANKYRRQLPDRVMEFQMGSRNGKLNGELKRVSVQRGGTPRHYDVSELIGIEVTHFRGDANTQHMSVSSEDPAEVGESRRAVLESDTRLHTGFLNLGGSSQSLTRDPVLEESDGAETTHGMAIRFRKPIINAAGPDVVFFELQSALNPADGDGFHVSPLRFSPGLRSLTVMRYDITLNSAEALSIPDFDLLQFNSPVRSVDELLSGAFERLNPSIPFWAIVVGIDLSDLGYAQGDAVDGLFFQDARDDEQRVDPVFIAGLPAE, from the coding sequence ATGAACGAATCTGGAAAAGCCAATGACGAAGCCATGCTACGCGATCTTCTAGCGAGATTGCTTGATGATTCGATCACGGAACCCGAACACCAAGCGTTGCAAGAACGTCTGCGTGACGACGCGGATGCTCAACAGACTTACTTTGACCATCTCGATCTGGATACCGATCTGCGTGAGATGTCGCATGCGATGCCGATTCCCAATGCCAAGCCTCGTGCTGCTAAGCGAGTGCGGTTTCGGGCAGCCGTAGCAGCTTCGGTTTTAGCGATTGCTTCGTTGACGTGGTGGATTCGCCGTGAAGGGATCGAACGGGCGAATCCGTTGCCCATTCCCGACGTGGTGTTGGTTCAATCCGCGGGCGGCGAGTTTTTTCGCGATGTGATGCCACCGGTGGGACAGGCGTTGCGAAGCAATCATCCCTATGCCTTGGTCGCGGGGGTGATCGAACTGAGGTTCCCTAGTGGTGCCGAAGTCATTCTCGATGCACCGACGGTGATCGAAATTGCCGCCCTGGATCGCTTGATCGTCCGTCAGGGTTCTTGCAGCGTTTATGCACCGCCGGGCGCCGAAGGTTTTCAAGTCGTTACCCCCAAAACCGAAGTCACCGATTTGGGGACCCGGTTTTCCGTCGCGGTGAACGAAGCGGGGGATACCGAGGTGCAAGTGGTCGAGGGCGCCGCCGAAGTTCAACCGCGTGATCGCTTGCCCGCAAGCAAAGTGTTGCTCAGGGAAAATCAGGCGAGTCTGTTTGAGGGAGGCGATTCGTCGTCCCTTGAATTTCAAGCGAACAAGTATCGTCGCCAACTGCCCGATCGCGTGATGGAATTCCAGATGGGAAGCCGCAACGGCAAGCTCAATGGAGAATTGAAACGCGTTTCGGTTCAACGTGGTGGTACGCCAAGGCATTACGATGTGTCGGAGTTGATTGGGATTGAGGTCACCCACTTTCGCGGTGATGCGAATACTCAACACATGTCGGTTTCGTCGGAGGATCCTGCGGAGGTTGGGGAGAGTCGCCGAGCGGTTTTGGAATCGGACACGCGACTTCACACAGGTTTCCTCAATTTAGGTGGCAGCTCGCAATCGCTCACTCGCGATCCTGTTCTTGAGGAAAGCGATGGGGCCGAAACGACTCACGGAATGGCGATTCGATTCCGCAAGCCGATTATCAATGCCGCGGGGCCCGACGTCGTGTTCTTTGAATTACAATCAGCCTTGAATCCTGCCGATGGCGATGGCTTTCACGTCAGCCCGCTAAGGTTTTCGCCTGGATTGCGATCGTTGACGGTGATGCGATACGACATCACTTTGAACTCCGCCGAGGCGCTGTCGATTCCCGATTTCGATCTGTTGCAGTTCAACTCGCCGGTTCGCTCGGTCGACGAACTGCTTAGCGGAGCCTTCGAGCGACTGAATCCTTCCATTCCTTTCTGGGCGATCGTGGTCGGAATTGACCTGAGTGATCTGGGGTACGCGCAAGGTGACGCGGTTGACGGATTGTTCTTTCAGGACGCCAGAGATGACGAACAACGTGTGGACCCCGTTTTTATTGCAGGGTTGCCTGCAGAATGA